The proteins below come from a single Agromyces flavus genomic window:
- a CDS encoding pyridoxamine 5'-phosphate oxidase family protein — protein MTSTATPAASARTTVAARRVRRLPDRQTTDRLALHDLLDSELVGHLAVALDGVPVVVPMGFARVDGHVLVHGSTGGGFALRAASARLPVVFSVTALDGLVYARSLFDSSMNYRSATIQGVLEPVSADEADAALIALSERLMPGRPAEVRGTRRKEVAATRVLRLALDDVVMKQRSGGPSEEPDDGEDHSSWAGVVPLERRWGTPIASGLTPAGTPVPDSVIALTTRNAPSDRLE, from the coding sequence ATGACCTCGACCGCGACGCCCGCCGCATCCGCCCGCACGACCGTCGCCGCCCGGCGCGTCCGCCGCCTGCCCGACCGGCAGACGACCGACCGGCTCGCCCTGCACGATCTCCTCGACTCCGAGCTCGTCGGACACCTCGCGGTCGCGCTCGACGGCGTGCCGGTGGTCGTCCCGATGGGGTTCGCCCGCGTCGACGGTCACGTGCTGGTGCACGGCTCGACCGGAGGCGGATTCGCCCTGCGCGCGGCATCCGCCCGCCTGCCCGTCGTGTTCTCGGTCACGGCCCTCGACGGCCTCGTGTACGCGCGGTCGCTGTTCGACAGCTCGATGAACTACCGCAGCGCGACGATCCAGGGCGTGCTCGAGCCCGTGTCGGCCGACGAGGCGGATGCCGCGCTGATCGCGCTGTCGGAGCGGCTCATGCCCGGCCGACCGGCCGAGGTGCGCGGAACGCGGCGCAAAGAGGTCGCCGCGACCCGCGTGCTCCGGCTCGCGCTCGACGACGTCGTGATGAAGCAGCGCTCGGGCGGCCCCTCGGAGGAGCCGGACGACGGTGAGGACCACTCCTCATGGGCCGGCGTGGTCCCCCTCGAGCGGCGGTGGGGCACGCCGATCGCCTCAGGGCTGACCCCTGCGGGTACGCCCGTGCCGGATTCCGTGATCGCGCTGACGACCCGCAACGCGCCATCCGACAGGCTCGAATGA
- the pdxR gene encoding MocR-like pyridoxine biosynthesis transcription factor PdxR translates to MDGPLLVIDRDDARPLGAQLVEGLRRGILDGQLRAGDPVPSTRSLATELGVARSSVVAAYDQLAGEGYLELRQGAPTRVASFAGHSAVPAPVHSPATVTTLDAGHETGAPATTVLTGADGAGPGSGRAEPLDLRPGRPSTARLDERAWRAAWRHAGGLAVPGDTAPPFGELRLRSEIADHLRHARGVTCSPEDVVVTAGTSDAIALLASALRLALGGAPRVAVEHPGYPSARRVLERSGALRAVPVPVDADGIDLTALRGIRPAPDAVMVTPSHQYPLGGRLPVAARLSLLEWAESRGALVIEDDYDSEFRHVGAPLPALASLDRAGRTALVGSFSKVLTPWLRLGYIVLPADDAVRAAVAAVRDDETCPVPGIAQEAAAELLATGAVRRHIAAARRDYAHRRALVLAELSGIDGAPLSGLDGGLHAVIGLPAHTVADAVVARLASDGVLVAPLSDYSAIPGEGPSGLVLGYASPPDSRLAGALRLVRAAVEHELSRHPQARR, encoded by the coding sequence GTGGACGGACCGCTCCTCGTCATCGACCGCGACGACGCGCGCCCGCTCGGCGCACAGCTCGTCGAGGGCCTGCGCCGCGGCATCCTCGACGGCCAGCTGCGGGCCGGTGACCCCGTGCCGTCGACGCGCTCGCTCGCGACCGAGCTCGGCGTCGCCCGGAGCTCCGTCGTCGCCGCCTACGACCAACTCGCCGGCGAGGGGTACCTCGAGCTGCGCCAGGGCGCGCCGACCCGCGTCGCGTCGTTCGCCGGGCACTCCGCGGTCCCTGCACCCGTGCACTCGCCCGCAACGGTGACGACCCTCGATGCGGGTCACGAGACCGGCGCACCCGCGACGACCGTCCTCACCGGGGCGGATGGCGCGGGCCCCGGCAGCGGGCGGGCGGAACCGCTCGACCTCCGTCCGGGCCGGCCGTCGACCGCGCGCCTCGACGAGCGCGCCTGGCGCGCGGCATGGCGCCACGCGGGGGGTCTGGCCGTCCCAGGCGACACCGCGCCGCCGTTCGGCGAACTCCGGCTGCGGTCCGAGATCGCCGATCACCTCCGCCACGCGCGCGGGGTGACCTGCTCGCCCGAGGACGTCGTCGTCACCGCCGGCACGAGCGACGCGATCGCGCTGCTCGCGTCCGCGCTCCGACTCGCCCTCGGCGGCGCCCCGCGGGTCGCGGTCGAGCACCCGGGGTATCCGTCCGCCCGGCGCGTGCTCGAGCGAAGCGGAGCGCTCCGGGCGGTGCCGGTGCCGGTCGACGCCGACGGCATCGACCTGACGGCGCTGCGCGGCATCCGGCCCGCCCCCGACGCGGTCATGGTCACGCCCAGCCATCAGTACCCGCTCGGCGGACGCCTCCCGGTCGCGGCGCGCCTCTCCCTGCTCGAGTGGGCCGAGTCGCGTGGAGCCCTCGTCATCGAGGACGACTACGACAGCGAGTTCCGGCACGTGGGCGCGCCGCTGCCGGCCCTCGCGTCGCTCGACCGGGCCGGACGGACCGCGCTGGTCGGCAGCTTCTCGAAGGTGCTCACGCCCTGGCTGCGGCTGGGGTACATCGTCCTGCCCGCCGACGACGCGGTCCGCGCCGCGGTGGCGGCGGTGCGCGACGACGAGACCTGCCCGGTTCCGGGCATCGCACAGGAGGCGGCGGCCGAGCTCCTCGCGACCGGCGCCGTGCGACGCCACATCGCCGCGGCGCGACGCGACTACGCCCACCGTCGTGCACTCGTGCTCGCCGAGCTGTCCGGCATCGACGGCGCACCGCTGTCGGGCCTCGACGGCGGACTGCACGCCGTGATCGGCTTGCCCGCGCACACGGTCGCGGACGCCGTCGTGGCGCGACTCGCCTCCGACGGCGTGCTCGTCGCACCGCTCTCGGACTACTCGGCGATCCCGGGCGAGGGTCCGTCCGGACTCGTGCTCGGCTACGCGTCGCCGCCCGACTCGCGACTCGCGGGCGCGCTGCGCCTCGTGCGCGCGGCCGTCGAGCACGAGCTGTCGCGCCATCCGCAGGCCCGGCGCTAG
- a CDS encoding S9 family peptidase: MLTPPVTEKRPTERTHHGDVVIDHYEWLRDKDDPAVIAHLNEENAYTKARTKHLSLLQEQVFEEIKRRTKETDLSVPTREGTWWYYSRTVEGLQYAIHCRVPVTTPDDWEPPAVPEDGSPLPHEQVLLDDNAEARGHEFYALGSFDVTADGTTMLYAVDVEGDERYTLRLRSIDGSGREFDDEIPGTAGGAVFEPTGRYLFYATVDDAWRPDTIWRHEVGTPASADVQVFHEPDERFWLGVGLMRSHRYLVLEAGSQVTSETWLLDTADPTGEFRVVWPRRDGVEYDVEHVVAGGRDRLLIVHNEGDAVNFELVSVAVDDPQGPRRMLLPHDPRMRIEGAHAFRDFVALEYRRDGLPRVAIAKVPPQGLPDDATPDDTLHELAFDEELFSAGVGANPAWEQRSLRIGFGSFVTPSTVIDVDVPTGQRTVRKQQPVLGDYHPERYAQKREWATAPDGTKVPISLVYRPDLVTLGEPAPMLLYGYGSYEHAIDPGFGIPRLSLLDRGMVFAVAHVRGGGEMGRLWYEHGKKLHKRHTFTDFIAAAEHLVDRDITSPDHLVAQGGSAGGLLMGAVANLAPRLFAGIVAEVPFVDPLTSILDPSLPLTVIEWDEWGNPLEDPEVYAYMKSYAPYENVHAVQYPRILAITSLNDTRVLYVEPAKWVARLREVGADPLLKIEMAAGHGGVSGRYAAWRERAFANAWIIDAAGAHPSGE, translated from the coding sequence GTGCTGACTCCTCCGGTGACCGAGAAGCGACCGACCGAACGCACCCACCACGGCGACGTGGTGATCGACCACTACGAGTGGTTGCGCGACAAGGACGACCCCGCGGTGATCGCCCACCTGAACGAGGAGAACGCCTACACCAAGGCGCGCACGAAGCACCTGTCGCTGCTGCAGGAGCAGGTGTTCGAGGAGATCAAGCGACGCACGAAGGAGACCGACCTCAGCGTCCCCACGCGCGAGGGCACGTGGTGGTACTACTCGCGCACGGTCGAGGGCCTCCAGTACGCCATCCACTGCCGCGTGCCCGTCACCACGCCCGACGACTGGGAGCCGCCCGCGGTGCCCGAGGACGGATCGCCGCTGCCGCACGAGCAGGTGCTGCTCGACGACAATGCCGAGGCCAGGGGGCACGAGTTCTACGCGCTCGGGAGCTTCGACGTGACCGCCGACGGCACGACCATGCTCTACGCCGTCGACGTCGAGGGCGACGAGCGGTACACGCTGCGGCTGCGCTCGATCGACGGATCGGGCCGCGAGTTCGACGACGAGATCCCGGGTACCGCCGGGGGCGCGGTGTTCGAGCCGACCGGCCGATACCTCTTCTATGCCACGGTCGACGACGCGTGGCGTCCCGACACGATCTGGCGGCACGAGGTCGGCACCCCCGCCTCGGCCGACGTGCAGGTGTTCCACGAGCCCGACGAGCGGTTCTGGCTCGGCGTCGGGCTCATGCGGAGCCACCGCTACCTCGTGCTCGAGGCGGGCTCGCAGGTCACGAGCGAGACCTGGCTGCTCGACACCGCCGACCCGACGGGCGAGTTCCGCGTGGTCTGGCCGCGGCGCGATGGCGTCGAGTACGACGTCGAGCACGTGGTCGCCGGCGGTCGCGACCGCCTCCTCATCGTGCACAACGAGGGCGACGCGGTGAACTTCGAACTCGTGAGCGTCGCCGTCGACGACCCGCAGGGGCCGAGGCGGATGCTCCTTCCCCACGATCCGCGGATGCGCATCGAGGGGGCGCACGCCTTCCGCGACTTCGTCGCGCTCGAGTACCGCCGCGACGGCCTGCCGCGCGTCGCGATCGCCAAGGTCCCGCCGCAGGGCCTGCCCGACGACGCGACGCCCGACGACACGCTGCACGAGCTCGCGTTCGACGAGGAGCTGTTCTCGGCCGGCGTGGGAGCGAACCCGGCGTGGGAGCAGCGGTCGCTGCGGATCGGGTTCGGCAGCTTCGTGACCCCGTCGACCGTGATCGACGTCGACGTGCCGACCGGGCAGCGCACCGTCCGCAAGCAGCAGCCCGTGCTCGGCGACTACCACCCCGAGCGCTACGCGCAGAAGCGCGAATGGGCGACGGCACCGGATGGCACGAAGGTGCCGATCTCGCTCGTGTACCGCCCCGACCTGGTCACCCTCGGCGAGCCCGCCCCGATGCTGCTCTACGGCTACGGTTCGTACGAGCACGCCATCGACCCCGGCTTCGGCATCCCACGGCTGTCACTGCTCGACCGCGGCATGGTGTTCGCCGTCGCGCACGTGCGCGGCGGCGGCGAGATGGGTCGTCTCTGGTACGAGCACGGCAAGAAGCTGCACAAGCGCCACACGTTCACCGACTTCATCGCCGCGGCCGAGCACCTGGTCGACCGCGACATCACCTCGCCCGACCACCTCGTCGCGCAGGGCGGATCCGCGGGCGGACTCCTCATGGGCGCGGTCGCGAACCTCGCCCCCCGCCTGTTCGCGGGCATCGTGGCCGAGGTGCCGTTCGTCGACCCGCTGACGTCGATCCTCGACCCTTCGCTGCCCCTCACGGTCATCGAGTGGGACGAGTGGGGCAATCCGCTCGAGGATCCCGAGGTGTACGCGTACATGAAGTCGTACGCGCCGTACGAGAACGTGCACGCAGTGCAGTACCCGCGGATCCTCGCGATCACGTCGCTGAACGACACCCGCGTGCTCTACGTGGAGCCCGCGAAGTGGGTGGCTCGCCTGCGCGAGGTGGGCGCCGACCCGCTGCTGAAGATCGAGATGGCGGCCGGGCACGGCGGGGTCTCGGGTCGCTACGCGGCGTGGCGCGAGCGCGCGTTCGCGAACGCGTGGATCATCGACGCGGCGGGGGCGCACCCGAGCGGCGAGTAG
- a CDS encoding FAD-binding oxidoreductase, with amino-acid sequence MSFIAELSQRMPQRVHAPGSPEYEAGAAVFGATGTPDAVVRPASAAEVAEAVRAAVDAGVPIAVRSGGHGSEPATAGLVIDLGELNGVELAGTDGLVHVGAGAKWGDVAAALAPHGLGITSGDTLDVGVGGLALGGGIGWLARTHGLTVDILREVELVTASGDVLTVNAESHPELFWALRGGGGNFGVATRFTFQAAPVDGLVGGHLRWEASDAPAVLRAWRDVLRVAPDELNGTLLVMPPLAPEMPAGPQLAVALRGSEADLRALLEPMTSLDSLVEESLGPVQYVDLLEAAPPGKPPFLFVGGNGFAPDLSDAALEAFARAVDREIPTMVLIRALGGAFSRVAPDATAIAQRDGQALVAINGILPPDASAEQVAAARVPVDEAMTFTTGKYANFTPEFGDESIGDIYPPATLERLRAVKREVDPGDAFRASHHIAP; translated from the coding sequence ATGTCGTTCATCGCCGAACTGAGCCAGCGGATGCCGCAGCGCGTCCATGCACCCGGCAGTCCCGAGTACGAGGCGGGCGCGGCCGTCTTCGGCGCCACGGGCACGCCCGATGCCGTCGTGCGTCCCGCCTCCGCGGCCGAGGTCGCCGAGGCGGTGCGCGCCGCGGTCGACGCGGGCGTGCCGATCGCCGTCCGCTCGGGCGGACACGGCTCCGAACCCGCCACCGCCGGCCTCGTCATCGACCTCGGCGAGCTGAACGGGGTCGAGCTGGCCGGCACCGACGGCCTCGTGCACGTCGGTGCCGGCGCGAAATGGGGCGACGTGGCCGCCGCCCTCGCGCCGCACGGCCTGGGCATCACCTCGGGCGACACCCTCGACGTCGGCGTGGGCGGGCTCGCGCTCGGCGGCGGCATCGGGTGGCTCGCCCGCACGCACGGCCTCACGGTCGACATCCTGCGCGAGGTCGAGCTCGTCACGGCCTCGGGCGACGTGCTCACGGTGAACGCCGAGTCGCACCCCGAGCTGTTCTGGGCGCTGCGCGGCGGCGGCGGCAACTTCGGCGTCGCCACGCGGTTCACGTTCCAGGCCGCGCCGGTCGACGGGCTCGTGGGCGGGCACCTGCGGTGGGAGGCGTCCGACGCGCCTGCGGTGCTGCGCGCGTGGCGCGACGTCCTGCGCGTCGCGCCCGACGAGCTGAACGGCACGCTCCTCGTGATGCCCCCGCTCGCCCCCGAGATGCCCGCCGGGCCGCAGCTCGCGGTGGCGCTTCGCGGGTCCGAGGCCGACCTCCGTGCGCTGCTCGAGCCGATGACCTCGCTCGACTCGCTCGTCGAGGAGTCCCTGGGCCCGGTGCAGTACGTCGACCTGCTCGAGGCCGCTCCGCCGGGCAAGCCGCCGTTCCTGTTCGTCGGGGGCAACGGCTTCGCACCCGATCTCTCCGACGCGGCGCTCGAGGCGTTCGCCCGCGCCGTCGACCGCGAGATCCCGACCATGGTCCTCATCCGAGCGCTCGGCGGCGCGTTCTCACGGGTCGCCCCCGACGCCACCGCCATCGCGCAACGCGACGGCCAGGCGCTCGTGGCGATCAACGGCATCCTGCCGCCCGACGCGAGCGCCGAGCAGGTCGCCGCCGCGCGCGTCCCCGTCGACGAGGCCATGACGTTCACGACCGGCAAGTACGCGAACTTCACGCCCGAGTTCGGCGACGAGTCCATCGGCGACATCTATCCGCCGGCCACGCTCGAACGCCTGCGCGCGGTCAAGCGCGAGGTCGACCCGGGCGACGCGTTCCGAGCGAGCCACCACATCGCGCCATAG
- a CDS encoding cation-translocating P-type ATPase, with protein MAERQEERRGSAQAPSGVGLTTEEAAERRARDGANVLPRARRPSAVRRILGELTHFFAVLLWGAAVLSLVAGLPELSIAIVGVIVLNAIFAAAQQARADRAADRLKDLLPARVSVRRDGRRQVVEAADVVVGDALLLESGDRVPADAETLATNRLLVDSSMLTGESVAGGVVEGETLFAGTFVVEGEATAVVTATGARTRLAGIARLTTTSAKPDTPLTRGLRGVVRLTAGIAIGLGLLFLVVSLIVGNPIQAAFVFAIGVTVALVPEGLLPTVTLSLAWGSERMAKRNILVRHLEAVETLGSTTFICTDKTGTLTQNLMNVVEAWTPAGSVVLDGPGYGPEAALSWSGPDAPGPVRSLALAAERCSTGYAELVDGRWRAHGDPMEAALDAFARRMGVDTDADRRDEEHELRFPFDPRLRRMAVVRSDEIVVKGAPDTVLPLCGDDPAAHAALDALTARGLRVIAVASAARGARTPRTLEECEPGLRLLGLAALEDPPRDDVVEALAACRDAGVRVAMITGDHPTTARAIADEVGLRSPDSPVLTGDELPADDQHLAAVLDHDGAVVARVSPEDKLRIARALRSRGHVVAMTGDGVNDAPALHEADIGVAMGRSGTDVAREAADLVLLDDAFSSIVAGIEHGRATYVNIRRFLTYHLTDNVAELTPFVVWALSGGQFPLALGVLQIIALDLGTDTLSAVALGAEPPAKHLLKGPPVGGRLMNATVLRRAFGVLGPLEAALSLLAFVVSMAALGWRPGGPFPTGDELLAASGAAYITVVIAQAANAFACRSATKWPGALGWFGNRLLVGAVLIGTAFSLVLLWVPPIADVLGQANPPLAGWAVAIAAFPTLLAVDALDKRLRSRRGAPPHANAVHSAR; from the coding sequence ATGGCGGAGCGGCAGGAAGAGCGGCGGGGATCGGCACAGGCGCCGAGCGGCGTCGGGCTGACGACCGAGGAGGCCGCGGAGCGTCGTGCTCGCGACGGCGCGAACGTGCTGCCTCGCGCCCGGCGTCCGTCGGCGGTGCGGCGCATCCTCGGCGAGCTCACGCACTTCTTCGCGGTCCTGCTGTGGGGCGCCGCGGTTCTCTCGCTGGTCGCCGGACTGCCCGAGCTGAGCATCGCGATCGTCGGCGTGATCGTGCTCAACGCGATCTTCGCGGCCGCCCAGCAGGCCCGCGCCGATCGCGCCGCGGACCGGCTGAAGGACCTGCTCCCCGCGCGCGTCTCGGTGCGTCGCGACGGACGGCGGCAGGTCGTCGAGGCGGCCGACGTCGTCGTCGGCGACGCGCTCCTGCTCGAGAGCGGCGACCGGGTACCGGCCGACGCCGAGACGCTCGCGACGAATCGGCTGCTCGTCGACTCGTCGATGCTGACGGGTGAGAGCGTCGCGGGTGGAGTGGTGGAGGGCGAGACGCTGTTCGCCGGCACCTTCGTCGTCGAGGGCGAGGCGACGGCGGTCGTGACCGCGACCGGCGCGCGAACCCGCCTCGCCGGCATCGCGCGGCTGACCACGACCAGCGCGAAGCCCGACACGCCGCTCACGCGCGGTCTGCGCGGGGTCGTGCGGCTCACGGCCGGGATCGCGATCGGGCTCGGTCTGCTGTTCCTTGTCGTCTCGCTCATCGTCGGCAACCCGATCCAGGCGGCCTTCGTCTTCGCAATCGGCGTGACGGTCGCGCTCGTGCCCGAGGGCCTGCTGCCGACGGTGACGTTGTCGCTCGCGTGGGGCTCGGAGCGGATGGCGAAGCGCAACATCCTCGTCAGGCACCTCGAGGCGGTCGAGACCCTCGGGTCGACCACGTTCATCTGCACCGACAAGACCGGCACGCTCACCCAGAACCTGATGAACGTCGTCGAGGCGTGGACGCCCGCGGGCTCGGTCGTGCTCGACGGGCCCGGCTACGGCCCGGAGGCCGCGCTCTCCTGGTCGGGACCCGATGCGCCCGGCCCGGTGCGGTCGCTCGCGCTCGCCGCCGAACGATGCTCGACCGGATACGCCGAGCTCGTGGACGGGCGGTGGCGCGCCCACGGGGACCCCATGGAAGCCGCACTCGACGCCTTCGCGCGCCGGATGGGGGTCGACACCGACGCCGACCGGCGCGACGAGGAGCACGAGCTGCGGTTCCCGTTCGATCCGCGCTTGCGCCGGATGGCCGTGGTGCGGTCGGACGAGATCGTCGTGAAGGGTGCGCCGGACACCGTGCTGCCGCTCTGCGGTGACGACCCGGCCGCGCATGCCGCGCTCGACGCGCTCACGGCGCGCGGGCTGCGCGTGATCGCCGTCGCGTCTGCGGCGCGGGGCGCCCGAACCCCGCGCACGCTCGAGGAATGCGAGCCGGGACTGCGGCTGCTCGGACTGGCCGCGCTCGAGGACCCGCCACGCGACGACGTGGTCGAGGCGCTCGCGGCCTGCCGCGATGCGGGCGTGCGCGTCGCCATGATCACGGGGGACCATCCGACCACGGCACGCGCGATCGCCGACGAGGTGGGCCTCCGGTCACCGGACTCGCCCGTGCTGACGGGCGACGAGCTGCCGGCCGACGACCAGCACCTCGCCGCGGTGCTCGACCACGACGGCGCGGTCGTCGCGCGCGTCTCGCCCGAGGACAAGCTGCGGATCGCCCGCGCGCTGCGTTCGCGCGGGCACGTCGTTGCGATGACCGGCGACGGGGTCAACGATGCGCCCGCCCTGCACGAGGCCGACATCGGCGTCGCGATGGGACGCTCGGGCACCGACGTGGCTCGCGAGGCGGCCGACCTCGTGCTCCTCGACGACGCGTTCTCGAGCATCGTGGCCGGCATCGAGCACGGCCGCGCGACCTACGTCAACATCCGCCGGTTCCTCACCTACCACCTGACCGACAACGTCGCCGAGCTCACGCCGTTCGTCGTCTGGGCGCTGTCGGGCGGCCAATTCCCGCTCGCGCTGGGGGTCCTCCAGATCATCGCGCTCGACCTCGGCACCGACACGCTGTCAGCGGTCGCACTCGGCGCCGAGCCTCCCGCGAAGCACCTGCTGAAGGGACCGCCCGTGGGCGGACGCCTCATGAACGCGACCGTGCTGCGGCGTGCGTTCGGGGTGCTCGGCCCGCTCGAGGCGGCGCTCAGCCTGCTCGCGTTCGTCGTGTCGATGGCGGCGCTGGGCTGGCGCCCGGGCGGCCCCTTCCCGACGGGCGACGAGCTGCTGGCCGCCTCTGGCGCCGCGTACATCACGGTCGTGATCGCCCAAGCGGCCAACGCGTTCGCCTGCCGCTCGGCGACCAAGTGGCCGGGGGCGCTGGGATGGTTCGGCAATCGCCTGCTGGTCGGCGCCGTGCTCATCGGCACCGCGTTCTCGCTCGTGCTGCTGTGGGTGCCGCCGATCGCCGACGTGCTCGGCCAGGCGAACCCGCCGCTCGCCGGATGGGCGGTCGCGATCGCCGCGTTCCCCACCCTGCTCGCGGTGGACGCACTCGACAAGCGACTCCGGTCGCGTCGCGGTGCCCCACCGCACGCGAACGCCGTCCACTCGGCTCGGTGA
- a CDS encoding DUF1349 domain-containing protein: MIAAADEPDRAVPETERSERAAPWSAGRWTRDPLDVRTEEGGIVVEAAAGSDFWRTTHYGFVHDDGHALLAPWPTDAAVEVSFDTSTLDGLYDQAGLMLQAGDEVWIKAGIEMNDGVPHVGAVVTNRVSDWSLAPVPDWGGRIVTIRASRSGVEGDAVTLRARADEGEWRTIRVAPFDADAATAGPLVCAPMRAGLTVRFTRWAFVEPDVDLHEDPPAG; encoded by the coding sequence ATGATCGCCGCTGCCGACGAACCCGACCGCGCCGTGCCCGAGACCGAGAGATCCGAGCGCGCGGCCCCGTGGAGCGCCGGACGGTGGACCCGCGATCCGCTCGACGTGCGCACCGAAGAGGGCGGGATCGTCGTCGAGGCCGCCGCGGGCAGCGACTTCTGGCGCACCACGCACTACGGGTTCGTGCACGACGACGGCCACGCGCTGCTCGCGCCGTGGCCCACGGATGCCGCGGTCGAGGTCTCCTTCGACACGTCGACGCTCGACGGGCTCTACGACCAGGCCGGCCTCATGCTGCAGGCGGGCGACGAGGTCTGGATCAAGGCGGGCATCGAGATGAACGACGGCGTGCCCCACGTCGGCGCGGTCGTGACGAACCGGGTCTCGGACTGGTCGCTCGCCCCGGTGCCCGACTGGGGCGGGCGCATCGTCACCATCCGGGCCAGCCGGTCGGGCGTCGAGGGCGATGCGGTCACGCTGCGCGCCCGCGCCGATGAGGGGGAGTGGCGCACCATCCGGGTGGCCCCGTTCGACGCGGATGCGGCGACCGCCGGTCCGCTCGTCTGCGCGCCGATGCGTGCCGGACTGACCGTGCGCTTCACCCGATGGGCGTTCGTCGAGCCCGACGTCGACCTGCACGAGGACCCGCCCGCCGGCTGA